DNA from Candidatus Zixiibacteriota bacterium:
TTGGCACGTTTCTTAAATGGTTCATCGCCGGATTTTTTCTCTGGATGTTTGCTGGCGGAGGAAATCATCTCGTCGATCTGGCCAGCTTCCCGGCTGACATCGTAATTTTTCAGGCGCAACGGTTTGGGTTTTTTCTCCTTACTCTTCATCAACGGCGCTACGGCCATGAAGAGGGCTATTTCCAGCATAGCATAAAATGATTTCGAAATTATATCGAATGTCGAAAACAGCAGGAAGTTGATATTGATAATCACGAATAGAGAAACCATCAGGATGACGAATCGATACATCAAGGTTACGCGTGGAATAATGAAAGCGCAGAACAGGCCGATGCCCAGGATCAACAGGATTTCGAGAGTAGCAGAGGAACTGAGCGAATGGATCACATTGCCCTTGATGATATTCTGCACCACTGTCGCCAGTTTCTGGCCGGAGGTATATTCTTTAGAGACCGGTGTCCGGAGCTTATCATATTGACCTGTGACTGCCAGGTCAACTATGACCAGTTTGCCGGCCAGTTTATCGACCGGAATCTGCCCTTCCCACAGATCACGAATCGAATAGTTGGGAAAAACGTCTGATTCACCGAGATAGTTGATTCGCAGTCTTCCACTGTGATCGACAGGAATCTCCTTGTCTCCAATAACTATCGAGCGAGAAGGATTATAAATGATGTTTTCTGGACGATCCCGCAGATAATAGGCCGCGAGTACGAGTTCGCTGGAAGGGTAGATGTTGTTTTCATACTTGACCACAAGCGGTTGCCTGCGCACGAGATTATCCTGGTCGAAATAGTTTACTTTCGCGCCAAGATAAGCCGCCGAGGCGAAAAACATTTTTTCCGGCATTTCGATTCTGCCAGCCAGGATCACCTGGTCACTGCTGATCACGTTTTTAGTACGCAGGGCGACATCACTCAGTTGTTTGGGTGCACTGTTACTGCGGGGAGTGCGCCGGGCCGGCATGACGTCGTAGGGTAAAATGATATTGCCGGACTGCATGATGTTTTCAGCCAAAAGCCGGGAATTTCCGGAAATATAGTCCTCGACCTGGTTTTCGAGCTGGAAATTGAGATATACCGCCAGGGGCTGGTAATACTCGAGCGCTTCGATCATCTGCGCCAGGGTATGGTTTGACCAGGGCCAGTTGCCGAGGTAATCGACCGATTTGTCGTCTATGTTCAAAAGGACGATATCTTCACCGGCAGCCTGGTCACCGCGGAACGAGAACATGGCGTCCTGAATACTGTTTTCCACATTTTCGAATACCGGCATCTGTTCCAGAGACAGCGCGGTGATCAGAAGCGTGATCAGCAGATACAGGACCAGTCCCGGGTGTTTGCGGACAAACGATTTTTCCGGATTGGTCTTTATGAATTCCTTTATCGATGCTGGCAGTTTCATGATCTATTTTCCGGAACTCAGGCGGTCGACCAGGTAACCAGGCATATTGGCCTCCCTCATCTTGGCCTGAGCAGAAGCCAGGTCATATTCAACTCGCCTGTAGCTGATTTCATCTGTTTCACTGTCGTAAACCATGTAGCAGGCCCTGGGGTCACCATCACGCGGTTGACCGACCGAGCCCACATTTATAATATATCGGCAATCAGGGTCTAAAACCATAGTCTCTTCGCGTCTTTGTACAGCACGTTTATCCCCATGTTTTTCAACGATTACCGGCCTGTGGGAGTGGCCGATCAGGCAGACCTGAGTGTTGAAGCTGCCGAAATTTTCTTCGGCATCTCCCAGAGTTAAAATATAGCCCCAGCTCTGTGGATCACGCGGAAGCGCATGGACCATAAAGAATTTGTCAAATTCGGCTGTTACATCGAAACTCTTTAGAATATTGAAGTTTTCTTCGGCGATCACTTTGCGTGTGTGATAAAACGACTTCTGGGCGTATTGGTTGAAATATTCAGGTGAGAGAATCCCGATCACAGCGGCATCGTGATTGCCCAGAATCCTGATTTCGCAAATCTCTTCGATTTTTTCCACCACCAGGTTGGGATCAGCACCGTAACCGACAGCATCGCCCAGAAAAAAAAGCTTGTTCAGTCCCTGGCCTTCGAAATCTTTGAGGCAGGCGGACAGGGCTTCCCAGTTTGCGTGAACATCAGAAAAAAATCCGATTTTCATCAAACAGCCTCGATAAATTTGAAGAACTGCTTTCCGATCTGGACCAGATCATTGTTTTTT
Protein-coding regions in this window:
- a CDS encoding protein kinase; translated protein: MKLPASIKEFIKTNPEKSFVRKHPGLVLYLLITLLITALSLEQMPVFENVENSIQDAMFSFRGDQAAGEDIVLLNIDDKSVDYLGNWPWSNHTLAQMIEALEYYQPLAVYLNFQLENQVEDYISGNSRLLAENIMQSGNIILPYDVMPARRTPRSNSAPKQLSDVALRTKNVISSDQVILAGRIEMPEKMFFASAAYLGAKVNYFDQDNLVRRQPLVVKYENNIYPSSELVLAAYYLRDRPENIIYNPSRSIVIGDKEIPVDHSGRLRINYLGESDVFPNYSIRDLWEGQIPVDKLAGKLVIVDLAVTGQYDKLRTPVSKEYTSGQKLATVVQNIIKGNVIHSLSSSATLEILLILGIGLFCAFIIPRVTLMYRFVILMVSLFVIININFLLFSTFDIISKSFYAMLEIALFMAVAPLMKSKEKKPKPLRLKNYDVSREAGQIDEMISSASKHPEKKSGDEPFKKRANQSRPITGSQPVENTKAKSNEPPPKTERVESGNLDEQFVDTVELSDDDHSVIDADQPLVSASDESSDELSFESQPLNLEEPEPNAPDLSNDSSSEIKISFDEAGRPKEFGRYKIIDVLGQGAMGTVYKGMDPAIGRPVALKTIRFDKLANPDEIDELRQRFMLEAKAAGNFSHPNIVTIYDVGQDKNIQYIAMEYLEGRTLEEIIERKTSFNFKIAAKVIMQICGALEYAHERHVVHRDIKPANIMVLENFYIKVMDFGIAHLESSNMTQTGIAMGTPNYISPEQLNGKDVTKSSDIFSLGVMMYEMLTGEKPFTGENISSLIVKILNHQPPPPSQIDDKVPPLLDHVVANALEKDPLSRYHSAREMANALSDFVESFSSSHKAVKY
- a CDS encoding metallophosphoesterase, with translation MKIGFFSDVHANWEALSACLKDFEGQGLNKLFFLGDAVGYGADPNLVVEKIEEICEIRILGNHDAAVIGILSPEYFNQYAQKSFYHTRKVIAEENFNILKSFDVTAEFDKFFMVHALPRDPQSWGYILTLGDAEENFGSFNTQVCLIGHSHRPVIVEKHGDKRAVQRREETMVLDPDCRYIINVGSVGQPRDGDPRACYMVYDSETDEISYRRVEYDLASAQAKMREANMPGYLVDRLSSGK